One Caretta caretta isolate rCarCar2 chromosome 6, rCarCar1.hap1, whole genome shotgun sequence genomic region harbors:
- the LOC142072305 gene encoding olfactory receptor-like protein OLF2, whose amino-acid sequence MEKGNHSMVTEFVLSGLTDRPELQVPLFVLFLVIYIVTLVGNLGMIVLIKIDSRLHTPMYFFLGHLSFSDLCYSSIISPRMLLNFLAESKRISYNACAVQMYLFSTFGHVDCLLLAVMAYDRYVAICNPLLYTVTMSRWLCHQLVAGVYAVGLLDSMVHTVFTFRLSFCNSNAINHFLCDVPPVLLLSCSDTRVNEIVMFASTGCLVVSSIVIILLSYTYIIITILRIRSAEGRRKAFSTCTSHLTTVAMFHGSLLFMYFRPSTSYSLDTDKIASVFYTVVIPMLNPLIYSLRNKEVKDAHWKVMHELLTFS is encoded by the coding sequence ATGGAAAAGGGAAATCACTCAATGGTGACCGAGTTTGTTCTCTCAGGACTGACAGATCGTCCGGAGCTTCAGGTCCCTCTCTTTGTGTTGTTCCTAGTGATCTACATTGTCACCTTGGTGGGGAATCTGGGGATGATCGTGTTAATCAAGATTGACTCCCGtctccacacccccatgtactttttcctcgGTCATTTGTCTTTCTCTGATCTCTGCTATTCCTCCATAATCTCCCCTAGGATGCTGCTGAACTTCTTAGCCGAAAGTAAAAGGATTTCATACAATGCCTGCGCTGTGCAAATGTATCTCTTTAGTACTTTTGGTCATGTAGattgcctcctgctggctgtgatggcatacgaccgttatgtggccatctgtaacccGCTGCTCTATACAGTCACCATGTCCCGATGGCTCTGTCAtcagctggtggctggggtgtaTGCCGTGGGCTTGCTGGACTCAATGGTACACACCGTTTTTACTTTTCGTTTATCATTCTGCAACTCCAATGCCATCAATCATTTCCTCTGTGATGTTCCTCCGGTATTGTTGCTCTCCTGTTCCGACACACGCGTCAATGAGATTGTGATGTTTGCCTCGACTGGCTGCTTGGTCGTGAGCAGCATTGTGATCATTCTCCTCTCCTACACATATATCATCATCACCATCCTGCGGATCCGCTCTGCCGAGGGTAGgcgcaaagccttctccacctgcacctcCCACCTGACGACCGTGGCCATGTTCCATGGCTCCCTCCTCTTCATGTATTTCCGACCCTCCACCAGTTACTCCCTGGACACTGACAAAATAGCATCTGTGTTCTACACGGTGGTGATCCCCATGCTGAACCCCttgatctacagcctgaggaacaaggaggtgAAAGATGCCCACTGGAAAGTGATGCACGAATTGCTCACTTTCTCTTGA